Proteins from one Geomonas agri genomic window:
- a CDS encoding TolC family protein, with amino-acid sequence MNHRLLTLIALLLASYAAPAFGEVVTLQEAVKRALQSNHLLKAAALDRGAAEQDVAASRSRYLPRVALESGAVLSNTPSAVFMMKLDEGRINPSKDFAADTLNNPSPRGDFKTAVTLEQPLLDFGIATGVAQAGKGSEAAALVEEAKREEIAFRVYLAYLGVRKALAYREVADQALLNAREHDRLAAVREKDGIGLKSDRLRTATLVAQAEQRVITAKNDLLVTRLRLNLVVGGAQGEPLDVAELPKLVEPAQELEQLIALARQNRADLKLAENSEQRGELGVKQARNAYLPTLYARGSYQINDRDMPLGTDKDSWTVGVNLRWDLFDGGKRSHDKEKAELVRQSAAEVLENERREVALQVTESVLHRQEARLRLESAQSAVRDADESRRLVTLRFGNGLSSLVEVMDAESALTQARANLVEVENGFHAATGEIYFRTGVFVKEVLQ; translated from the coding sequence GTGAACCACAGGTTGCTAACGCTCATCGCTCTGCTACTCGCCTCGTATGCGGCGCCGGCCTTTGGCGAAGTGGTCACGCTGCAGGAGGCGGTGAAGCGCGCCCTGCAGAGCAACCACCTGCTCAAGGCAGCCGCACTGGATCGTGGCGCGGCGGAGCAGGACGTGGCGGCAAGCCGGAGCCGTTACCTGCCCCGCGTGGCCCTGGAAAGTGGCGCGGTCCTCTCCAACACCCCGAGCGCGGTCTTCATGATGAAGCTGGACGAGGGGCGCATCAACCCGAGCAAGGATTTCGCGGCCGACACTCTCAATAACCCTTCACCACGCGGTGACTTCAAGACCGCGGTGACCCTTGAGCAGCCCCTGCTCGATTTCGGTATCGCCACCGGGGTCGCTCAGGCAGGGAAGGGATCCGAGGCGGCCGCCCTGGTCGAAGAGGCCAAGCGCGAGGAGATCGCCTTCCGCGTCTACCTGGCTTACCTGGGCGTGCGCAAGGCGTTGGCCTACCGCGAGGTGGCCGACCAGGCGCTTCTGAACGCGCGGGAGCACGATCGCCTGGCGGCGGTGCGTGAGAAGGACGGTATCGGCCTCAAGTCCGACCGCCTTCGCACCGCGACCTTGGTCGCCCAGGCGGAACAACGGGTAATCACGGCAAAAAACGACCTGCTGGTCACGCGACTGAGGCTCAACCTCGTCGTCGGTGGAGCGCAGGGGGAGCCCCTGGATGTGGCGGAACTCCCCAAACTGGTGGAGCCCGCGCAGGAGCTGGAACAACTGATCGCCCTGGCGCGGCAGAACCGTGCGGATCTCAAGCTGGCCGAGAATTCAGAGCAGCGCGGGGAACTGGGGGTGAAACAGGCGAGGAACGCCTATCTCCCCACCCTTTACGCGCGGGGAAGCTACCAGATCAACGACCGGGACATGCCCCTCGGGACCGACAAGGATTCCTGGACCGTCGGGGTTAACCTGCGCTGGGACCTCTTCGATGGCGGCAAGCGTTCGCATGACAAAGAGAAGGCGGAACTCGTGCGCCAGAGTGCGGCGGAAGTGCTGGAAAACGAGCGCCGGGAAGTGGCGCTGCAGGTGACCGAGAGCGTGCTGCACCGTCAGGAGGCGCGCCTGAGACTGGAGAGCGCGCAGTCTGCGGTGCGCGACGCCGATGAGAGCCGGCGGCTGGTGACGCTGCGTTTCGGCAACGGCCTGTCCTCTCTGGTCGAGGTGATGGACGCGGAAAGCGCGCTCACCCAGGCCCGTGCCAACCTGGTGGAGGTCGAGAACGGCTTCCATGCCGCGACGGGAGAGATCTACTTCCGAACCGGCGTATTTGTGAAGGAGGTTCTGCAATGA
- a CDS encoding ATP-binding protein — MLNLKPEVVAQLERVLSSVEMLLPRAVKAVNWATCPAANWRRHSFSGYLEAVKVTDQTRLDDLLGCEKQKEIMVYNTRQFLKGLPANNALLWGSRGTGKSSMVKALLNEYASEGLRVIQVEKEDLIYLSEIFSAVEDQPYRFILLCDDLTFEIGELSYKMLKSALDGSVYSAPENVLIYVTSNRRHLLPQYNTDLLGGKYVNGELQESEAMEEKVSLSDRFGLWVAFHVFTQDRYLDAVRQCVEREAKARNVSIPWSKELELDAIQWSHDKTKRCGRTALQFSKHWVGRYLLNQATV, encoded by the coding sequence ATGCTGAATCTGAAACCGGAGGTCGTAGCCCAGCTCGAGCGCGTGCTCAGCTCAGTCGAAATGTTGCTTCCCAGGGCCGTCAAGGCGGTCAACTGGGCCACCTGCCCCGCCGCAAACTGGCGTCGTCATTCCTTTTCGGGATACCTGGAGGCGGTCAAAGTCACCGACCAGACCAGGCTCGACGACCTCCTCGGCTGCGAGAAGCAGAAAGAGATCATGGTGTATAACACCCGTCAGTTCCTGAAAGGGCTCCCGGCCAACAACGCGCTCCTTTGGGGTTCGCGCGGTACCGGCAAGTCCTCCATGGTGAAGGCGCTTCTGAACGAGTACGCCTCCGAGGGACTGCGCGTGATCCAGGTGGAGAAGGAAGACCTGATCTACCTCTCCGAGATCTTCAGCGCCGTCGAGGACCAGCCCTACCGCTTCATCCTTCTCTGTGACGACCTCACCTTCGAGATCGGCGAGCTGTCCTACAAGATGCTCAAGAGCGCGCTGGACGGCTCGGTCTATTCCGCTCCGGAGAACGTGCTCATCTACGTCACCTCCAACCGGCGCCACCTGCTGCCCCAGTACAACACCGACCTCTTGGGCGGCAAGTACGTGAACGGCGAACTGCAGGAGAGCGAGGCGATGGAGGAGAAGGTTTCCCTCTCCGACCGTTTCGGCCTCTGGGTCGCTTTCCACGTCTTTACCCAGGACCGTTACCTCGACGCGGTGCGCCAGTGCGTGGAGCGCGAGGCGAAGGCCCGCAACGTGAGCATCCCCTGGAGCAAGGAACTGGAACTCGATGCGATCCAGTGGTCGCACGACAAGACCAAACGCTGCGGCCGCACCGCGCTGCAGTTCTCCAAGCACTGGGTGGGGCGCTACCTGCTCAACCAGGCCACCGTGTAA
- a CDS encoding methyltransferase domain-containing protein, with protein MGAGTSDEHYFRHPWERARAGALAALLANTIHDGVKVLGVGCGDRYLYRAIFGRLARKEVAAVDSDLPTSRLNQLEPEPGISYSRELPPGRNCYDLALIVDVLERVEDDRAYLKRVVRQHVAAKGRVLVTVPAFDALYSGHDWFRGHYRRYRLRQVEQLAWSAGLTVVGSGYLFGSLLIPRFLSSRLYHWGRVRDHRHWRWGRLLAFMAGKVLSWDNAVMIALARAGILLPGATAWALCENRRSVN; from the coding sequence ATGGGCGCCGGCACAAGCGACGAGCACTACTTCCGGCATCCCTGGGAGCGGGCACGGGCCGGGGCGCTGGCTGCCCTGTTGGCAAACACCATCCACGATGGGGTGAAGGTTCTTGGCGTCGGCTGCGGTGACCGCTACCTTTACCGCGCCATTTTCGGCCGCCTGGCGCGCAAGGAGGTGGCGGCGGTCGACTCGGACCTGCCCACGTCGCGCCTGAACCAGCTCGAGCCTGAGCCCGGCATCAGCTACAGCCGTGAGCTTCCGCCCGGGAGAAACTGTTACGACCTGGCCCTGATCGTGGACGTGCTGGAACGGGTCGAGGATGACCGGGCTTATCTAAAGCGGGTGGTGCGGCAGCACGTAGCAGCAAAGGGGCGCGTCCTGGTAACCGTCCCCGCCTTCGATGCGCTCTACAGCGGCCACGACTGGTTTCGCGGTCACTACCGGCGCTACCGGCTGCGGCAGGTGGAGCAGCTGGCCTGGAGCGCCGGTCTGACCGTGGTCGGCTCCGGTTACCTCTTCGGCTCGTTGCTCATCCCGAGGTTTCTGTCCTCCCGGCTCTACCACTGGGGGCGGGTGCGGGACCACAGGCATTGGCGGTGGGGGCGGCTGCTGGCGTTCATGGCCGGCAAGGTGCTGTCCTGGGATAACGCGGTGATGATCGCCCTGGCGCGGGCGGGGATTCTGCTCCCGGGAGCCACCGCCTGGGCCTTGTGCGAGAACCGACGCAGCGTCAATTGA
- a CDS encoding phosphatase PAP2 family protein gives MAHYTLTHSAIALLFFLCSAAPAAAAAGYSTAPAPQHCQDVVSAAPAGDAGSLPWSQHPQPVSYDSSESSAPEAAVFPLPLREGGREWGNSPSSQELAALEQSSPPPEDFLIRPDGAAGSSAGGAAGGSRISADVPPPTWRWHRAGIPEYVGVAVLGAGAIYVESAHGDPDPKWKGTNGFDEAVRDALRLHSQGAREVAHHVGDALMYGLIAAPVLDSFATLGLRDGAWDTLWQTEMVNLESFAFTSFVSSLSQNLVAREKPFAHHCSNGRCEGDQPNRSMPSGHVAFAFTGAGLVCSHHEYQELYHDPDTDRAACWTGLGLATADGIARIMADHHYATDVMAGTAIGLFSGFLLPRLLHYNHLEKPKSGKQARNSLIKEFSFRPLIMAGGAGLACEMRY, from the coding sequence ATGGCTCATTACACCCTGACCCATAGCGCGATCGCTCTCCTCTTTTTCCTCTGCAGCGCCGCACCCGCGGCGGCCGCTGCAGGCTACTCCACCGCACCCGCACCCCAGCACTGCCAGGATGTTGTTTCCGCCGCTCCGGCGGGGGACGCGGGGTCGTTACCGTGGTCCCAACACCCCCAACCGGTTAGTTACGATTCTTCAGAATCTTCAGCGCCAGAAGCCGCTGTTTTTCCCCTCCCCCTGCGAGAAGGGGGCAGGGAGTGGGGGAACTCGCCATCGTCTCAGGAGTTGGCAGCCCTGGAGCAGTCCTCCCCTCCGCCCGAGGATTTTCTGATCCGGCCCGACGGCGCGGCAGGTTCGAGCGCCGGCGGAGCGGCCGGTGGCTCGCGTATCAGCGCGGACGTCCCCCCGCCCACCTGGCGCTGGCACCGGGCCGGGATCCCAGAATACGTGGGCGTCGCCGTTCTGGGTGCAGGGGCCATCTACGTGGAAAGCGCGCATGGCGATCCCGATCCCAAGTGGAAGGGGACCAACGGCTTCGACGAGGCGGTGCGCGACGCCCTGCGCCTGCACTCGCAAGGGGCGCGCGAGGTCGCGCACCACGTGGGGGATGCACTCATGTACGGTCTGATCGCGGCACCGGTGCTTGATTCCTTTGCCACCCTGGGGCTCCGCGACGGGGCCTGGGACACACTGTGGCAGACCGAGATGGTCAATCTCGAATCGTTCGCCTTCACCTCCTTCGTTTCCTCGCTGTCGCAGAACCTGGTGGCGCGGGAGAAGCCATTCGCGCACCACTGCAGCAACGGCAGATGCGAGGGGGACCAGCCCAACCGGAGCATGCCCAGCGGCCACGTTGCTTTCGCCTTTACCGGCGCCGGCCTGGTCTGCAGCCACCACGAATACCAGGAGCTCTATCACGACCCCGACACCGACCGGGCCGCCTGCTGGACCGGCCTTGGACTCGCGACAGCAGATGGCATCGCCCGCATCATGGCCGACCACCACTACGCCACCGACGTGATGGCAGGGACCGCCATCGGCCTTTTTTCCGGATTCCTGCTCCCCCGCCTGCTGCACTACAACCACCTCGAAAAGCCAAAAAGTGGGAAGCAAGCCAGAAACTCACTCATCAAGGAATTCTCTTTCCGTCCGCTGATTATGGCGGGGGGCGCAGGTCTTGCCTGCGAGATGAGGTACTAG
- a CDS encoding triphosphoribosyl-dephospho-CoA synthase: MPSELRRLADNLVRGAFMELYLTPKPGLVDLNDAGSHHDLSISRMEASLAVVSGYLRRLADSLTRGEELSAQVRLGVEAEQAMLERAGTNCHKGYIFLSGLLLTAAARSHRAGEAALSEAVADIAARLFDAPGQGDSNGSRACDSYGARGIRGEALDGLPALFREALPAFRRELAEGNRGSAVYAMLGRLMATVEDTTALHRCGREGLTTVKADGRTLQLMVEQRDDFMSFLSQRNEHYMSRNLTMGGVADLLALSFAWLSHTGELEPTPQ; the protein is encoded by the coding sequence ATGCCATCTGAACTGAGGCGACTGGCCGATAACCTGGTGCGCGGTGCCTTCATGGAACTCTACCTGACCCCCAAGCCCGGGCTCGTCGACCTGAACGATGCCGGCTCCCACCACGACCTCTCCATCAGCCGCATGGAAGCATCCCTGGCAGTAGTCTCCGGTTACCTCCGCCGCCTGGCCGATTCGCTGACGCGGGGCGAGGAACTTTCGGCCCAAGTGCGTTTAGGGGTCGAGGCGGAGCAGGCGATGCTGGAGCGTGCCGGCACCAACTGCCACAAGGGGTACATCTTCTTGAGCGGGCTCCTGTTAACTGCGGCCGCCCGGTCGCATAGGGCAGGAGAGGCGGCGCTCAGCGAGGCGGTTGCGGATATCGCCGCCCGTCTTTTCGACGCACCCGGGCAGGGCGACAGCAACGGCAGCCGCGCTTGCGACAGCTACGGTGCCCGGGGCATCAGGGGCGAGGCCCTGGACGGGCTCCCGGCGCTGTTTCGGGAGGCGCTCCCCGCCTTTCGCCGGGAGCTAGCGGAGGGCAACAGGGGAAGCGCGGTGTACGCCATGCTGGGGCGCCTCATGGCCACCGTGGAGGACACCACCGCGCTGCACCGCTGCGGCAGGGAAGGGCTGACCACGGTCAAGGCGGATGGACGGACGTTGCAGCTTATGGTTGAGCAGCGCGACGACTTCATGAGTTTTCTGTCCCAGCGCAACGAGCACTACATGAGCCGCAACCTTACCATGGGTGGAGTGGCCGACCTGTTGGCCCTCTCCTTTGCATGGCTTAGCCACACTGGCGAGCTGGAGCCCACCCCGCAGTAG
- a CDS encoding citrate lyase holo-[acyl-carrier protein] synthase, with protein MSSDALRNSILAARDSRQELLDGLFPTPFPATVMLSLNLPGAEKAGPHAERLFAWGEKELLSALKVTPAFSGADALGPFALYRTRLQATQVKRLGMALEAMHPAGRLLDLDVYDHAGRQVGRAELDIAPRSCLICREPALACIHAKRHSTEDLVLKARAVIDAI; from the coding sequence ATGTCGTCAGACGCGTTAAGGAATAGCATCCTGGCAGCGCGGGACAGCCGCCAGGAGCTTCTGGACGGGCTGTTCCCGACCCCGTTCCCGGCCACGGTGATGCTGTCGCTTAACCTGCCGGGGGCGGAGAAGGCCGGGCCGCACGCTGAGCGGCTGTTTGCATGGGGAGAAAAGGAACTCCTCTCGGCCCTCAAGGTGACACCGGCGTTTTCCGGTGCGGATGCCCTGGGGCCGTTTGCCCTGTACCGTACCCGGCTCCAGGCCACCCAAGTGAAACGATTGGGGATGGCGCTGGAGGCCATGCACCCGGCCGGACGGCTTCTCGATCTCGACGTCTACGATCATGCCGGCCGCCAGGTCGGTCGCGCCGAACTGGACATCGCCCCCCGCAGTTGCCTGATCTGCCGCGAGCCCGCTCTCGCCTGCATCCATGCCAAGCGCCACAGCACCGAGGATTTGGTGCTGAAGGCACGGGCGGTGATCGATGCCATCTGA
- the citF gene encoding citrate lyase subunit alpha: protein MALNSLGREIPESYAGKPLIPYSDPFALRPQGKVAARPLKRVNPGANKRLSSLREAIEASGLKDGMTIATHHSLRNGDFLLNRIVAEIAALGLKGIWIASSSVHPVHAEIIPHIKSGVIAGFQCGVNGLIGEMATKGELSCPIVVRTHGGRARSVIEGSVPIDVAFIAAPCCDEYGNMNGYYGPSACGSLGYAQIDATYASCVVAVTDNLVPFPVVPVSIPQTLVDYVVVVDRLGDPAKIVSTTTRVTTDPVGLQIASYAAQVIEAAGLLRDGFSFQTGSGGISLAVAEKVRNAMRKGSIKGSFGCGGITGYFVDMLEEGLFSALMDVQCFDQEAVQSIGRNRAHQEISADMYANPFNAGAVVNRLDCVILGATEVDTSFNVNVNTESNGYLLHNTGGHSDTAAGAKLSIIVAPSIRGRLPIVRDRVTTITTPGETIGVVVTERGIAVNDKHAELKEELIRRKLPVKEIEELQREICRVTGTPRPLEFEDEVVAVIEYRDGSIIDVVRRVKE from the coding sequence ATGGCGCTCAATAGCCTGGGACGGGAGATCCCGGAAAGCTACGCGGGGAAACCGCTCATACCTTATAGCGACCCGTTCGCCCTCCGCCCGCAGGGAAAGGTGGCGGCCCGCCCGCTGAAGCGGGTGAACCCAGGGGCGAACAAGCGCCTCTCATCGCTGCGGGAGGCGATCGAGGCCAGCGGGCTCAAAGACGGCATGACCATCGCCACGCACCATTCCTTGCGCAACGGCGATTTCCTCTTGAACCGGATCGTGGCCGAAATCGCGGCGCTGGGGCTCAAGGGGATCTGGATTGCCTCCTCCTCAGTGCACCCGGTGCACGCCGAGATCATCCCACACATCAAGAGCGGCGTCATCGCCGGCTTCCAGTGCGGCGTGAACGGCCTGATCGGCGAGATGGCCACCAAGGGTGAACTCTCCTGCCCCATCGTGGTCCGGACCCACGGCGGCCGCGCCCGCTCGGTCATCGAGGGGAGCGTGCCCATCGACGTCGCTTTCATCGCCGCCCCCTGTTGCGACGAGTACGGCAACATGAACGGCTACTACGGCCCCTCGGCCTGCGGCAGCCTGGGCTACGCCCAGATCGACGCCACCTACGCCTCCTGCGTCGTCGCAGTTACCGACAACCTGGTCCCCTTTCCGGTGGTCCCGGTCAGCATCCCGCAAACCCTCGTGGACTACGTGGTGGTCGTGGACCGGCTCGGGGACCCGGCCAAGATCGTTTCCACCACCACCCGCGTCACCACCGATCCCGTCGGCCTGCAGATCGCGAGCTATGCCGCGCAGGTGATCGAGGCGGCGGGGCTGTTGCGGGACGGCTTCTCCTTCCAGACCGGCTCGGGGGGCATCTCGCTGGCCGTGGCCGAGAAAGTACGTAACGCCATGCGCAAGGGCTCCATCAAGGGTAGCTTTGGCTGCGGCGGCATAACCGGTTATTTCGTGGACATGCTGGAGGAGGGGCTCTTCTCGGCGCTCATGGACGTGCAGTGCTTCGACCAGGAGGCGGTGCAGTCCATCGGGAGAAACCGCGCCCACCAGGAGATCAGCGCCGACATGTACGCCAACCCCTTCAACGCCGGGGCCGTGGTGAACCGGCTCGACTGTGTCATCCTCGGGGCCACCGAGGTCGACACCTCCTTCAACGTCAACGTGAACACCGAGTCCAACGGCTACTTGCTGCACAACACGGGTGGACACTCGGACACCGCGGCCGGCGCCAAGCTCTCCATCATCGTCGCGCCCTCCATCCGCGGGCGGCTCCCCATCGTCAGGGACCGGGTCACCACCATCACCACACCCGGCGAGACCATCGGCGTGGTGGTTACCGAGCGCGGCATCGCGGTCAACGACAAGCACGCCGAACTGAAGGAAGAACTGATCCGGAGGAAGCTCCCGGTCAAGGAGATCGAGGAGTTGCAACGCGAGATCTGCCGGGTCACCGGCACGCCGCGCCCGCTCGAGTTCGAAGACGAGGTGGTGGCGGTGATCGAGTACCGGGACGGGAGCATCATCGATGTCGTCAGACGCGTTAAGGAATAG
- a CDS encoding HpcH/HpaI aldolase/citrate lyase family protein, with protein sequence MAGFKLRRSLLYVPGNMPSMLQNIPIFNCDSVIIDLEDAVPLSEKDAARHLVKRFLLNYTDRNKELLVRINPLDTKWGYEDLKVVLPAMPDGIRLPKADTPEIVERLDTLLTEFEEELEVEIGRFGILPSLESALGVINAVGIANSSERIFALAFGAEDYTASMEIERSRGGEELFNARTRVLWAAKAKGIQAVDTIFADVSDMEGLRAETELAKRLGYTGKCLVNPRQIEVVHDVFAPKQHEVEYALQVIEAIQRARQLGTGVIALGGKMVDAPVVKRAARVLRTAYAHGMVDTLIDEEAIHGAQ encoded by the coding sequence ATGGCCGGCTTCAAGCTGCGACGCTCCCTGCTCTACGTCCCGGGCAACATGCCCTCCATGCTCCAGAACATCCCCATCTTCAACTGCGATTCCGTCATCATCGACCTCGAGGACGCCGTCCCCCTCTCCGAGAAGGACGCGGCGCGCCACCTGGTCAAGCGCTTCCTGTTGAACTACACCGACCGCAACAAGGAACTCCTGGTCCGCATCAATCCGCTCGATACCAAGTGGGGCTACGAGGACCTGAAGGTGGTGCTCCCGGCCATGCCTGACGGCATCCGGCTTCCCAAAGCGGATACTCCGGAAATAGTGGAACGGCTGGATACGCTTTTGACCGAGTTCGAGGAGGAGCTGGAGGTTGAGATCGGCCGCTTCGGCATCCTGCCCTCGTTGGAGAGCGCACTCGGCGTCATCAACGCGGTCGGCATCGCCAATAGTTCCGAGCGCATCTTCGCCCTCGCCTTCGGCGCCGAGGATTACACCGCCAGCATGGAGATCGAGAGAAGCCGCGGCGGCGAGGAGCTCTTCAACGCCAGGACCCGCGTGCTCTGGGCTGCGAAGGCCAAGGGGATCCAGGCGGTTGACACCATCTTCGCCGACGTCTCCGACATGGAGGGGCTCAGGGCCGAGACCGAACTGGCGAAAAGGCTCGGCTACACGGGCAAGTGCCTGGTGAACCCGCGCCAGATCGAGGTGGTGCACGACGTGTTCGCCCCCAAGCAGCACGAGGTGGAGTACGCCCTGCAGGTCATCGAGGCGATCCAGCGAGCCCGCCAACTGGGTACCGGCGTCATCGCCCTCGGCGGCAAGATGGTGGACGCCCCGGTGGTGAAGCGCGCCGCCCGCGTGCTGCGCACCGCCTACGCCCACGGCATGGTGGACACCCTGATCGACGAGGAGGCGATACATGGCGCTCAATAG
- a CDS encoding PPC domain-containing DNA-binding protein, translating into MEGLWYKECSNGRRFIIKITPGESLTTRLLQFAHLTDVRYAMIVSALGSVKNVRLRGIKTGAKLPITPPRVTIHDIEGPCELLGLQGNIVPGEDDLLDCHFHIIMSKSSGEVVGGHLYDAEVFATCEIVLTELDVSGVERHVSKVGGIPTIYIDEEAP; encoded by the coding sequence ATGGAAGGGCTCTGGTACAAGGAGTGTAGTAACGGAAGGCGCTTCATCATCAAGATTACGCCGGGTGAAAGTCTCACCACCCGGCTTTTGCAATTCGCCCACCTGACCGACGTGCGCTACGCCATGATCGTTTCCGCGCTGGGGAGCGTCAAGAACGTGCGCCTGAGGGGGATCAAGACCGGTGCCAAGCTTCCCATCACCCCGCCGCGGGTCACCATCCACGACATCGAGGGGCCCTGCGAGCTTCTGGGGCTGCAGGGGAACATCGTTCCCGGCGAGGATGACCTTTTGGACTGCCACTTCCACATCATCATGTCCAAGTCTTCGGGCGAGGTGGTGGGTGGGCATCTCTACGACGCCGAGGTCTTCGCCACCTGCGAGATCGTCCTCACCGAGCTGGACGTCTCCGGCGTCGAGCGCCACGTTTCCAAGGTAGGGGGGATCCCCACCATCTATATCGACGAGGAGGCGCCCTGA
- the citD gene encoding citrate lyase acyl carrier protein: MKIVKKAQAGTMQSSDLMVFLEPAETLNVTIESTVLKQFGALIRAKVDEVLQKHGIDAGEVRITDRGALDYAIEARLETAIMRATEG; the protein is encoded by the coding sequence ATGAAGATCGTGAAGAAGGCGCAGGCCGGGACCATGCAGTCCAGCGACCTGATGGTGTTCCTGGAGCCGGCCGAGACGCTCAACGTGACCATAGAGTCGACGGTCCTCAAGCAGTTCGGGGCGCTGATCCGGGCCAAGGTGGACGAGGTGCTGCAAAAGCATGGCATAGACGCGGGCGAGGTGCGCATCACCGACCGCGGCGCGCTCGACTACGCTATCGAGGCGCGCCTGGAGACGGCCATCATGCGGGCAACGGAGGGGTAA
- a CDS encoding [citrate (pro-3S)-lyase] ligase gives MVTSLLSTDDLTQARALLEATGLQFETPYDDMVGIFEAGRLVAVGARQGRTLKMLAVAPSHQGGTLLDEVVTELVGRGYQDGVDSFFVFTSPTLVPNFETLNFNLLVATGKTALLEYGDGLKRYLARFTRLIRPGNNGAIVANCNPFTLGHRHLVEQAAVAVDQLFLFVVREERSLFPFGTRMRMVQDGTADLPNVTVVDTSWYAVSSITFPTYFLKDGDPGGAIQMELDIMLFAQRIAPHFHVKKRFVGNEPLCGTTAAYNETMHRILPPLGIEVCEIERTYADQQPISASRVRDMLLRGELEGIAELVPVSTLDFLLSSEGIKIWDKGGAK, from the coding sequence ATGGTTACTTCACTGCTTTCCACCGACGATCTCACACAGGCCCGGGCCTTGTTGGAAGCGACCGGCCTGCAGTTCGAGACACCCTATGACGATATGGTCGGCATCTTCGAGGCCGGGCGGCTGGTCGCCGTTGGCGCCCGGCAGGGGCGCACCCTGAAGATGCTGGCGGTGGCGCCGTCGCACCAAGGGGGGACCCTGCTGGACGAGGTGGTCACCGAACTGGTCGGCCGCGGCTATCAGGACGGGGTCGACTCCTTTTTCGTCTTCACCTCGCCCACCCTGGTGCCCAACTTCGAGACGCTCAACTTCAACCTGCTGGTCGCCACTGGCAAGACCGCGCTCCTGGAGTACGGCGATGGCCTCAAGCGCTACCTCGCCCGCTTCACCCGCCTCATCCGGCCCGGCAACAACGGCGCCATCGTCGCCAACTGCAACCCATTCACGCTGGGGCATCGCCACCTGGTGGAGCAGGCCGCGGTCGCCGTGGACCAGCTCTTCCTCTTCGTGGTCCGCGAGGAACGTTCCCTGTTCCCCTTCGGTACCCGCATGCGCATGGTGCAGGACGGCACCGCCGACCTCCCTAACGTCACCGTGGTGGACACCTCGTGGTACGCCGTCTCCAGCATCACCTTCCCGACCTATTTTCTCAAAGACGGTGACCCCGGCGGGGCCATCCAGATGGAGCTCGACATCATGCTCTTCGCGCAGCGGATAGCGCCGCACTTCCACGTGAAGAAGCGTTTCGTCGGGAACGAGCCCTTGTGCGGCACCACCGCCGCCTACAACGAGACTATGCACCGGATCCTCCCCCCGCTGGGTATCGAGGTGTGCGAGATAGAGAGAACATATGCGGACCAGCAACCTATATCCGCCTCCCGCGTGCGTGACATGCTGCTGCGCGGCGAACTGGAGGGGATCGCGGAACTGGTGCCGGTCAGCACCCTGGACTTCCTCCTCTCCAGCGAGGGGATCAAGATCTGGGACAAGGGAGGAGCGAAATGA
- a CDS encoding glycosyltransferase family 2 protein: MTTISIVIPAHNEADNIGNLVQEIVATGFECEIVVVDDGSTDDTHARLLALKNSVPSLKVVQHDRAYGQSAAVSTGIRQASGTIIATMDGDGQNNPADVPKMVEAILASDNPNLKMVAGFRKKRDDHVWRIICSKIANAYRRSFLRDETPDTGCGLKVFYRAAFLELPFFDHMHRFLPALIKMKGGDVISVEVHHRPRTAGVSKYGTLNRLWVGIIDIFGVCWLRMRAKNVKITRCD, encoded by the coding sequence ATGACTACTATCTCAATCGTGATACCTGCCCACAACGAGGCAGACAACATAGGGAACCTGGTACAGGAAATCGTCGCCACCGGGTTTGAATGTGAAATCGTCGTCGTTGACGACGGAAGCACCGACGATACCCATGCCCGACTGCTCGCCCTGAAGAACTCGGTCCCCTCCCTCAAGGTCGTCCAGCATGACCGTGCCTATGGCCAGAGCGCGGCGGTGTCTACCGGCATCAGGCAGGCCAGCGGCACCATCATCGCCACCATGGACGGCGACGGCCAGAACAATCCCGCCGACGTCCCCAAGATGGTTGAGGCAATCCTGGCAAGCGACAACCCCAACCTCAAGATGGTGGCCGGGTTCCGCAAGAAAAGGGACGACCACGTCTGGCGCATCATCTGTTCCAAGATCGCCAATGCCTACCGCCGCTCCTTCTTGCGCGACGAGACTCCCGACACCGGCTGCGGCCTGAAGGTCTTCTACCGCGCCGCCTTCCTGGAGCTCCCCTTCTTCGACCACATGCACCGTTTCCTCCCCGCGCTGATCAAGATGAAGGGTGGCGACGTCATCTCCGTCGAGGTGCACCACCGTCCGCGTACCGCCGGGGTATCCAAGTACGGCACCCTGAACCGCCTCTGGGTCGGCATTATCGACATCTTCGGGGTGTGCTGGCTGCGCATGCGTGCCAAGAACGTAAAGATCACGAGGTGCGACTAG